The Ziziphus jujuba cultivar Dongzao chromosome 1, ASM3175591v1 genome segment AATAAGAGCAGAATGAAGAATGATTGGCATGTTGGAAGTGTAGAATAACTTAATTGGATATGAGCCCTGCTGTCCACGGGCGTTCTTTGATCTAACAGGCAAAACCACACGGAAGCCTTGCAAGTAGTTGACAATGAGGAAGACTAAGACAGTAGCCAGCAAGTTAGTCACATTTGGAAGGTTCTGCCTGTAGAATGCCTCTCGGAGAGCACGAACTTTGTCTTGCCTAGTTAATAACAGGTGGAACAAAGCAATAACAGCACCTTCAAATTCAGCTCCCCGACCACTATTAATAGTTGTGGGGCTAAAAGCTTTCCAGATAATGCTTTCACTGCACAGTCAAGACAAATAAAGGATTGGAACAGCTGGATCATATGATGAGTAATAAGTAAAGGTTACAAAATAGATATAGATCAGCCATCTCCTACCAGATATTTGTAGCAATGAAGAGAGATATTCCAGATCCCAAACCATATCCCTTCTGAAGAAGTTCATCTAGGCATATCACAATAATTCCGGCAGCACATAGTTGCAATATGATAAGAAGAGCATTTCCAACGCCAAGTTGACCAACACTACCATACATCCCAGATAGGACATAAGCAACAGCTTCACCAAAAGCAATGAGTATGCCCAACAATTTTTGTGCCCCATTTCTGCAAAACAAAGCCATAAGTATGATCATTACAAATATTACAGACTCTGAAAGGACATGAAATTGccattgttttcttttattggcTAAAAGAAGATCCAAGGTCGAAAGCACAAAGTTACAGGAACAGTCCTGACTAAAACAGTATTAAAGTAATAAATCTTTTGGTTCTGAGTTCAGTGGTTTCCCTATTTGGTTATTTGTTAAACAAATGTACAGTTTCacaaatcattttggaaacttctAAGTTCTAACCAGCAAACAAAATGTTCAACAATAAACACCATCCCACCAGGAAATAAAAGGCAAGTTTCTCTACGACTGCTGGAAAACTTATATTTTAGAAGAAGGTTGACCCAAGATGCTGATATATTTTGAGGTGCACAATTACTGGTCGTTGACAAGTATAGAGGAAAAAAAGTTTAGGCACTTCATAGTTTAAATTGAATTTCAGTTCAGCTTCCATGCATTTTATTTCACGGTCAAACGCATAAATTTCTAGAAATGTTCATGCGCCCTAAACAGCAGCAAGTAGCCTCACTAAAAGTGATGCAATAGATTCTTAGATCATAAAACACATGAAATAATGGGCCTAATGAGATTGTATCAAAGTGCGGCAAAGCTAAGTTCTTGATGACATGCAATTGCTTAAACAAGGAAAACAGCTTAAAGTTGAGAAATTCAGCAAAAACACATACAAGAGCGCACGATCTTCACGGACATTGTTGTCGACTTCAATGATCTTTGAACCTGCCAAGAGCTGCATGACCAGTCCAGATGTGACAATAGGGGTGATCCCAAGCTCCATCACAGTCCCACGGTTTGATGCAAGAATTGCACGCATCCAATAAAATGGATCAGCACCAGTGGTGGAGTGTATTCCATAGAGAGGAAGCTGACTGCACACCAGAAATATGAAGAGGGAGATGACAGTGTATATCACCTTCTCTCTAAAGGGAACCTTTCTGTCAGCACTTTGAACTTCTGGCAGAATTGCAAGAAACGGTCTCACCAGATGCAGCACTCTAAATCCTCCTCCCATTTTAGCCCCCCAGAAACTAAATCAAGCCCAACCTGTGTTACAGCGAATTGCATACCAATTATAACAAGGATTTATAAAAAGTTCATTGAGATTGTAAACTTATTAAATTCCGTGAAAAAATCATGAATTAAAAATGGGCAGTTTATGATAGCTTTCCAAAGCAACAATTGATTGCTAACCCAGGAAATTAACTACATCCGAGAAAATAATTCATTTACCATCTCAGCATTCCTATCAACTACcaaaaaaagattcaaacacCGTACAATAATTTTCCGGAAAAACAAAGAGAGTCAATATAACGAAATACCAATACcgaatgaaagaaagaaaaacaatttaaattgcGTAAAGCTGAGCAGATATTAATAAAATCTTACTGTtacaaaattcaataataaaaccataaaataaaataaaatcagaacAATTGAGCTCTCGGATAAGTGGTGTGTTTCCAGATCGGagctgcaaaaaaaaaaaaaaaaaaatggaaaagaaaattaaagactTACAGTGAGATTGGGAGAGCAGAGAGAGAAATTAgagagatagatagatagatacaATAAAAAGCGAAGCAGCAAAATGGAAATGTTTGGCTATAAGGGGAAGGGGAGGGGTGGCCACGGCAGgcagagagagggaaaaaagcaaaaaaatcaaTTAGGTATGTATCGTAATGTAAAATTGTAAAAGACGCGCACGAGAAAATATCAAACGCCACGGTCACAGACGCCAATTCTGACTCCGTCCGTCAACGACGCGTGTCGTGGAAGATGTGTGACGCACTCTCACTCTGCATCCGCTTCCTACCcagattaaaaagttaaatagcAACTCacttgtaatattttaatttattttttaccctttgtttttttggttgaatctatttacttttttactttttagtaAATTATAGTCAAACTGAATTGGGCAGACTCttaatagttttttattataaaagagTTTGATTACTCCGTCAGATGtacacaaatattttcatacaagaagaataataataatagtgtcGCAGCAGCCATTGAGCTCCATacgttatgaaaaaaaaaattaaaaaaaaaaaaaatttatcattgaaataaaaaatcaatgttttaatcttaatgAACCATGAACCATGTTGTACATGTAGGGGATGGTGTCATTTTAGCACACTCGTAAAGCCAAAATAGTTGTAAGTTCaacatgtacaaatatatatatatatatatatatatattcggttcgaccaaaaaatatactttaaaatatacacaatttaaTAAACTGCCGCTTTAGCCGGAGCAATAAggtttggttctttttttttttttttttttttttttttttttttttttttttttttttgaatttcattGGTTAACTTGGCTGGGGTGGACTCAGCACCGGTTCCGAAAGGAAATTTCTCTCCCCCAACTATAGTCAATAATGCATAGCctgaaaatatcaaaagtttTAGTATTGTAACTGGGTTAGCTGTACCTttgcttttttaataaaaataactgtATCTGCCTGCACTAAACAATTTTCTGCCATATCTGCAATTTCACCCTCTCAAATCTAAATAACATCTTTACAAAGCGATGAGATAAATGTTACAGCTTATCAAGATATCATCGCAAAATAAGTATGTTGATCTAAATCTAGAAGTGCCTATGAGATGAAAAACTCCCATCCAAAACCAGATGTGTTTTTCCCCCATCGATTGCAGATGGGGTTCCTCTCTTAATTAAAACTATAGTCATGTATCCCATTCTTTCTTACTTTCAATTATCATTCTCAGATTTACCAGCCGGCTGTAACAACCCTACGACTCAGAACAAGAAGCTTcaagattttgaaaacaaaattccaTACTTCATGCTGGGAGTTGAAGCTTTGCGTTGTTTTTCCAGCTGCAAAACAAACAACTTTATCTTGTCATTGACCTGAATCCAACGAGTTACAGGTCAGGATCATTAGCAAGAAAGTGCCAGGTTTTAATACCTGATGAAGTAGTAGTAGAAGAAATCCGCATATAAAGCAGTTTGAACCAGACCCGCAACGGAAGCTACATGGTTCCAGAAACAAATATCGAATGAAAAGTGGTATAGAAACAGCAAAAGCTATcagaacaataaataaaaactaaaaatgatgTTCTTGATAGTTTTTAGTATCATTTACCTATCCATCTACCGAAATGTGGCTCTGTGAGGTAACGATAAATCCAATTAAGAATGTAGAATGCACGATAGGCTCTGcagattaaaaaagaagaataagtaTTTCCACCTAGAGTCCATTTCACATGTAAACGGTTTAATGCATTAGGCTTTGCAAAAAGACTGTCTTATAACAATGGAGAACAAGATAAACACAGACCAAAAGACTGTTTTATAACAGTGGGGAACAAGATAAACACAGACCATCTGAAGATTCAaatcagaagaagaaaaagccattGTTTATGTTCTACAAAGAAGCTAGTAAATAGAAATAATATGCATCCATGTACATATCTTTGTACATCTATCCATTGCTTGTAGCATCTGTACTTGAGAGGACTGCTCCAACCTTCCCTTGCATGCAAAAGacaaataaacataaagaaaCAGCTAATGTCTACATCAGCTAGAAGATTTCTTCACCATTACAGTATTCTCTTCCACCTACCCATAAATCTAAGTTTGACTATTATCCTTATTTCCTGAAAGAAGAAAAGCTCATGGTATGGTCTCTTCTCCGCCAATGGCAGGATTGAGCCTAACTTGGTAGTCACTTTTCCTTAAAAAAGTAGCCATATGTTACTTTTAAGTTGAGGAAGGCAATCCAGCAAGAGAAGATTGCAGCTGCAATAATTAATGATTTATAGGATGCTATCACTTATACTCAACATGACTAGGTCATTGTCATTTATTCTTAACACTGTAAAAAACAGCATATTATTAGAGGTCCACAACAACCAGCATAAAATTCCAATGAGATCTTATAAGAAACAATATAAACATCCTCCTAATACCAGGTCATGGTGCGAATAAAATAACAGGAACATGTAAGAATAGTAAAATTTAACAGCTTATCATGAGATACTTGCTGCATATGcaactcaaaattttaaaattagagcTTCTCAAATATAATTTGCCAAATAACTGAATTAACAAAATTGACAAACTTAATCTGTGGACATAAGTGATaacaaaaaggaaagagaaactAACAAAACAACTCAGTTTAATTACCCAATCATAGAGGGAAGATCTTTTGAAGACATTGCACATAATAGAGGACAAGCTCAAACCATGTCAACCACAAGATAATTAAACTTTTGAGAATAACAAAGGTCATACAGCTTACAGGAAGTAGTACTTACCCAAGAAAGAACACATATTGCACTGTCAAATTGTCCACGTTGCCACTTCGTTGTAGCAAAACTAACTGGGGAAGAATGGCAACTGCCTCCAAATATATTGAAAATGCCCATAAGACCTGCAATGCGTTTGCACCAAAATTAGAAGCACAACTCTGTAAGAGCATCATTTGGCTTAAAATGATTGACAGAATAACTACGATATTAAAATTTACAACACTGATTTTTGGCAATCATGAATCAGTGGCCAAGGTCACAAACTTCTCCCattgttataaataaaattacagatGAAAAACCAAAACTGACATGTCTTCATCAAATATCAGAATCACACTTATTCTCCTTTTTTAATTACCCTTGGAGCTTAAGAGATGTAACATAAAACCAAAGCTGGAAATGAAGCCAAAGTAATTTCTACTCATTTTCCTAACAGCAGCATGCCTATTGATTGTTTGTTCAAGAGAAACAGCTTAACCAAAAGTTTCATATATACAAGTTGGAGGATAAAATGTTCTTAACAAGTACGTAGAACTTCAATTCTCGCAGTTGTAAACAGTTTCACATACAACTAAACAATTCAAACTTCTGGAGAAAGCCAGACACGGAACCAAACTAAGTTGTGCACCGGTTtacataaaaatgaataattcaCAATCTtctaaaaaacttaaaagagtcTATTCAGCACACCAATCTCTTGTGTAACCCATTATTCAAGTGATTATAAGAAGAAAATTGTTATGAATCCTTGTTATTGCCGCAACGAGACCATGGtaacaaaaatgtaaaatacGCCAAGATGCCTCAGATATATTTAACAATGACTCACCTCCTGGAATGTGAACTTTTCATGCACAAAAAGCGCCAAAAGAAAGCACCCCAGAACGAGAAAATAATGGCGAAATGTATCGACATCTTTATTGTACGTGCGCCTCACCACTCGGTGCAACCGCATGCACCACACGATCGCCAGAGAGCACCCAATGAACACCAGCTTCATCACAGTATTATAGACAGAGATGAAGTCTGTGAACAGATCCAAGTAGCGAGCCACAAACACTATGGCGTACAGCTCCTGTGTCTTAAGCGAAATCCCTTTCAAAATTAAAAGCTAATTAAGAGAATAatcaaaaaaaatgttaaaaaaatgaaaaataaaaaacgaaacGAAAAGCTTCAAAGGATTATTTCATCGCATATTTTGTATGTTTCAGCAACCAAACGCTAAACCCTAATGTTCCGTTCGAATAGATGGAAGGAAAAATTAAACTTTAGCCAGTTAATAAACTTTGAAATACTAAGCACGATGATAAATTACGACCCTGATTGACCCAAAACCTTCACTTCCTTCAACAAAATCCGGTGCATGCAATCGGCATTACTgagttgagttttttttttttttttttttcacttccaaTGATTACAGGGAAGTTAAGTCGACATTGAACATCGTTTCAATTCTGACGCGTTTTCTAGGGAAAAGGAACATGGTAGGGATGAgaaatgagagtgagagagaaaaaTGGTTACCTGAGCATGATTTGGTTGCGTAAATTTTGAGAAGAAGAACCAGAATACTGATCAAGTGGGTCATATCCCCTGCAAACCTGAAGATATTCATGGTTGTAAAATGGCAAAAACGAGCCCTAGAATCTAGCAAAAATACAGAGAGAGATAGAGTCACAGAGAGAATATTAGAGAGGTAGAGAGAATAGGTTTTGAATAGAGGGAGAACACCGCAGGAAACGCAGAGGAATTGAAAATCGAAAAACCGATGTGTCGTGCACAAAGGGGAAGGTGTGTGGAGGAAGGAACAAAGGAGATGCAACGTGGCAGGCGGACATGGCTTTTCACTCCACGATGATTGAATgaattctttttcatttttctttttacctaAAGAGACGATTATGCCCCTGGTTTTGCCGGGCTTCAATCAATTCAACCTAAGACGAGTCCTTCACTGAATGAATCGGGGGAGTTCAGCGGCTCGATCTTCAAGGCGTTGTTTCATCCGTTGGATATGTGGAAAGTCAGCGTTGTGAATATTTGgttaatttattactaattttcTTTTGGGATAATATCAACAAAATCCTTAAACTGTATCATATGCTATATATGCTATATGGCATTTTTAGATTCTAAACTATTCTTGTGataatgttatataatattcattcaaatttaaattccatccaaatatttaacataatatGCATATACCTCTCATCTCATGTGTCAATTTTATGAGGACATTAAAGATCATTTATGCTTAATAACCATTTGTGTGTTCTTTCAGGAGATGTAGTTTTCATAAGGCCAAGGTTCATCGATTCTGCAGCTATAACCTTTAATCTACACCGGTTATGGCTAACTTTTAGATAAATATTGATTATGGCTACTTGTCTGGTATGATCATCGATGCACTGTTGATTTTATCAAAGGCAAAAAGGCTACTGAACCTGGGGATACATCAAGCTCCGCGTTGACTTCGACTCTAGATGTCATGGGGTCGCTGGAAAGTGGATGGTGGAGAGATATGAGACCATATAGGGAGGATATtgtgaattttgaaaagttaatttttggtgaatgataatttttatgAGAGAGAAGAAATGGATTTGTaggttttatcattttttacagGCAATTTATTATATTGGATATTAATTTggagaaatttaatatatttttaaagagtaaatttgattttttaaagaaaaaggattaaattttatttttattttgtagggaattaattaaatttgatatgcaatatctttatttttatccaattctatcaattaatttggatttaaatattaaattatccatATTTGTTGTTACAATCTTGTATGATGAAGTTggataaaaatagttttaaatttttccaattaattGTTCTTTAGGATATGTTGCTGCAATACAGACATAGAGAGTTGCTAAATCAATGTATTGACATATAAGAACTATATATGTATTCTATCtaatatttagatgaaatttaaatttgaaattaacgatgtattgttttaaagaatttaaaaatatgattgtcataaaaaataatttaaaaactaaaatatcatTAAGAAATAGTTTAAGGAATTTTTGTGATATTatcccttttcttttgtttgtttggcTTTTGGGATGGCAACAGGTCGAAACTGCGTGTGGCGGCCTCCCCGTAACCCGTACCGCCCCAAAATTTAATTCTAtccttgtattttattttattttatttttctttttaaaatcggGGTGGGATAGCTTGTTTCcctattataaataataattataatgataataataataataatatatttttaataacgtTACATATTTAAAAGgtattcatatttattaatgcaattatatttatgtataaatatatatatatatatgttttattaattttatatatatatatatatatacacaaagagGGAATATAATCCCATCCTTACTCCAACCTCGACTTTAGGGCATGAGTTTTTGCCCGGTGTACACCATAATTCTCCATTTAATTCGGAATTCTTTGTTTTGTTAAGGTAAATCTTCCACGCGATTGAGGGATGAGGTAAATTATCATTCCTAGACTTTTCATCCTGTTTCACaatgtataataataaatttgcataattatattttggtgcTCATTGATTTAAGAGTTTATTAGGAAACATTGGTCATGTTAATTAACTTAGAAGAGACttttcaaaagtaaaaataaaaataaacttagaAGAGGAGAATTGTTTAGATAGGAATGTAAGAGTGTTAAcgattttaaaaacaaaataagtatCATAATAGATTTATCATACGTAACTAATCTGAGCCATCATATTTTAAACTTCGTGTACTAAATCAATGATATGGCacaaaatcaataattaaagaATGAATATAAAGtgaacatagatatatatatatatatatatatattaaaaatatatatattaacaattatgtTAGAAGAGTTccatattcacccaaaaaaaaaaaaaatgttagaaaaGTTCCAATAATCTAACTCCGGATCTTTGTTAAAGTACAATGATTTTgcttttagattattttaataGAGACTTACAATAGAAGAGTTGGAGATAAATTTGCCtataatgttatttatattataatctttttttgtCTTATCCTAAAAACCACAAAATATCTTTAGAAAGTGGTAAGGTGGGGGAATAATACCTTACTCAAAGCAATTATGTCTTAAAAGGATTTTATATTGTTCAACAAAATCTTAATGGAATAAAATGGATTCTCATTTCACTCAATTATCATAAACAAGGGCATGGAGAAAATCAGAAAAATATGCCCACCATTTTTCTCACTCATAATAGCcatgtaagaaaaagaaaaactttttttgCACATGCTTCCCACCCTCCCcgccacccccccccccccacaaaaaaataaataaaaaaataaaaaaaatccatattagTAATTTGATGGTGGGGAACACAGTAACTTTCTTTAAGGTCCCAATTATTGGATGCAAAATCATGCAATGGAATTAAACCAACATTGATCAGTCATTAATAAATTGTACTCCAATTTTAGCTactaaatttcattttcttatctgcattgatttattaattttcttttacaaaGATCTAATCTTTTCACGctgcattttgtttttcaacaaataattttttggggAACTAGTTTGtgatatattatgttataaagttttatttaaatcatattagaaccaaaccaaaaaaaacaaacaaacaaacaaataggCAGGATACGTAATAATGAAAGCAATGCATATTGTTGAAATGAATGTGTCAAAGCATGAATGAGCCAC includes the following:
- the LOC107412296 gene encoding uncharacterized protein LOC107412296, giving the protein MGGGFRVLHLVRPFLAILPEVQSADRKVPFREKVIYTVISLFIFLVCSQLPLYGIHSTTGADPFYWMRAILASNRGTVMELGITPIVTSGLVMQLLAGSKIIEVDNNVREDRALLNGAQKLLGILIAFGEAVAYVLSGMYGSVGQLGVGNALLIILQLCAAGIIVICLDELLQKGYGLGSGISLFIATNICESIIWKAFSPTTINSGRGAEFEGAVIALFHLLLTRQDKVRALREAFYRQNLPNVTNLLATVLVFLIVNYLQGFRVVLPVRSKNARGQQGSYPIKLFYTSNMPIILHSALITNLYFISQLLYKRYSGNFLVNLLGIWKESEYSGHSIPVGGLAYYVTAPASLADMAANPFHALFYIVFMLSACALFSKTWIEVSGSSARDVAKQLKEQQMVMPGHRESNLQRELNRYIPTAAAFGGMCIGALTVLADFMGAIGSGTGILLAVTIIYQYFETFEKEKASELGFFGF
- the LOC107412309 gene encoding ER lumen protein-retaining receptor A isoform X3, which translates into the protein MKLVFIGCSLAIVWCMRLHRVVRRTYNKDVDTFRHYFLVLGCFLLALFVHEKFTFQEVLWAFSIYLEAVAILPQLVLLQRSGNVDNLTVQYVFFLGAYRAFYILNWIYRYLTEPHFGRWIASVAGLVQTALYADFFYYYFISWKNNAKLQLPA
- the LOC107412309 gene encoding ER lumen protein-retaining receptor A isoform X1, translated to MNIFRFAGDMTHLISILVLLLKIYATKSCSGISLKTQELYAIVFVARYLDLFTDFISVYNTVMKLVFIGCSLAIVWCMRLHRVVRRTYNKDVDTFRHYFLVLGCFLLALFVHEKFTFQEVLWAFSIYLEAVAILPQLVLLQRSGNVDNLTVQYVFFLGAYRAFYILNWIYRYLTEPHFGRWIASVAGLVQTALYADFFYYYFISWKNNAKLQLPA
- the LOC107412309 gene encoding ER lumen protein-retaining receptor A isoform X2; the protein is MNIFRFAGDMTHLISILVLLLKIYATKSCSGISLKTQELYAIVFVARYLDLFTDFISVYNTVMKLVFIGCSLAIVWCMRLHRVVRRTYNKDVDTFRHYFLVLGCFLLALFVHEKFTFQEVLWAFSIYLEAVAILPQLVLLQRSGNVDNLTVQYVFFLGLEQSSQVQMLQAMDRCTKICTWMHIISIY